Proteins from a genomic interval of Lelliottia amnigena:
- the crcB gene encoding camphor resistance protein CrcB, with translation MLQLLLAVFIGGGTGSVARWFLSMRFNPMHQVIPLGTLTANLIGAFIIGMGLAWFNRMTHIDPMWKLLVTTGFCGGLTTFSTFSAEVVFLLQDGRINWALGNIAVNMLGSFAMTALAFWLFSAVSAQ, from the coding sequence GTGTTACAACTCCTTTTAGCGGTTTTTATTGGTGGTGGCACAGGTAGCGTTGCGCGATGGTTTCTCAGCATGCGCTTTAACCCTATGCACCAGGTCATTCCATTGGGGACGCTTACCGCGAACCTGATAGGTGCCTTTATCATTGGGATGGGGCTGGCATGGTTTAACCGAATGACTCACATTGACCCGATGTGGAAACTGCTGGTTACCACTGGATTCTGCGGAGGGCTGACGACCTTTTCAACCTTTTCTGCCGAAGTGGTCTTTCTGTTGCAGGATGGGCGCATAAACTGGGCGCTGGGTAACATTGCCGTCAATATGCTGGGATCGTTCGCGATGACCGCGCTCGCATTTTGGTTATTTTCTGCCGTAAGCGCGCAGTAA
- the ramA_3 gene encoding nitrilase/cyanide hydratase and apolipoprotein N-acyltransferase, giving the protein MIVAVGQFAVTADWHENARLCVELMAQSARQGAALLVLPEALLARDDNDPDLSVKSAQPLDGGFLTLLLAESKSNRLTTILTVHVPTIQGRAENTLVVLREGKIIAHYAKLHLYDAFNVQESRLVDPGNQVPPLIEIDGIRFGLMTCYDLRFPEMALSLAIAGADALVLPAAWVKGPLKEHHWATLLTARALDTTCYVVASGECGNKNIGQSRVVDPLGVTIAAAGESPALLMAEIDRARIALARRQLPVLRNRRFAPPQLL; this is encoded by the coding sequence ATGATTGTTGCTGTTGGACAGTTCGCTGTAACGGCTGACTGGCATGAAAATGCGCGTCTCTGTGTCGAATTGATGGCGCAATCGGCGAGACAGGGCGCTGCATTGCTGGTGCTGCCCGAAGCGCTTTTGGCGCGGGATGATAACGATCCTGACCTTTCCGTTAAGTCTGCGCAGCCGCTCGACGGCGGCTTTTTGACGCTTTTACTGGCAGAGAGTAAAAGTAACCGACTCACCACTATATTAACGGTCCACGTCCCGACGATTCAGGGCAGAGCCGAAAACACGCTTGTCGTTTTGCGTGAAGGGAAAATCATTGCGCACTATGCAAAACTCCATCTCTACGATGCGTTCAACGTTCAGGAATCCCGGCTGGTTGACCCCGGGAATCAAGTTCCGCCGCTGATTGAGATCGACGGCATCCGGTTTGGATTGATGACCTGCTACGATTTACGTTTCCCGGAGATGGCGCTGAGTCTTGCAATAGCTGGGGCCGACGCGCTGGTTCTGCCCGCAGCATGGGTGAAAGGCCCGCTTAAAGAGCATCATTGGGCAACATTGCTCACCGCGCGGGCGCTGGATACCACATGCTATGTGGTGGCGTCAGGCGAGTGCGGCAATAAAAATATCGGGCAAAGCCGTGTTGTCGATCCGCTCGGGGTGACTATCGCGGCGGCAGGTGAGTCGCCCGCGCTCCTGATGGCAGAGATTGACCGCGCGCGAATCGCGCTTGCCCGTCGACAATTACCGGTGCTACGCAACAGACGGTTTGCGCCACCGCAATTATTATGA
- the tatE gene encoding twin arginine translocase E, which yields MGEISITKLLVVAALVVLLFGTKKLRTLGGDLGTAIKGFKKAMNDDDANAKKTAEGDVTAEKLSHKE from the coding sequence ATGGGTGAGATTAGTATTACCAAACTGCTGGTGGTCGCGGCGCTGGTTGTTCTGCTGTTTGGTACCAAGAAGTTACGTACGCTGGGCGGAGACCTGGGTACGGCCATTAAAGGCTTCAAAAAAGCGATGAACGATGACGATGCTAATGCGAAGAAAACCGCAGAGGGCGACGTTACGGCTGAAAAGCTCTCGCATAAAGAGTAA
- the lipA_1 gene encoding lipoyl synthase has protein sequence MALRYVVITSVDRDDLRDGGAQHFADCISAIREKSPSIKIETLVPDFRGRMDRALEILTATPPDVFNHNLENVPRVYRQVRPGADYNWSLKLLERFKEAHPHIPTKSGLMVGLGETNAEIIEVMRDLRRHGVTMLTLGQYLQPSRHHLPVQRYVSPDEFDEMKAEAMAMGFTHAACGPFVRSSYHADMQAKGEEVK, from the coding sequence ATGGCGCTTCGCTACGTGGTGATTACCTCCGTTGACCGTGACGATCTCCGTGATGGTGGCGCACAGCACTTTGCAGATTGTATTAGTGCCATTCGCGAGAAGAGCCCAAGCATCAAGATTGAAACCCTGGTCCCTGATTTCCGTGGTCGTATGGATCGCGCGCTGGAGATCCTCACCGCGACGCCTCCAGATGTGTTTAACCACAACCTGGAAAACGTTCCACGTGTTTATCGTCAAGTGCGACCGGGTGCAGACTACAACTGGTCTCTGAAGCTTCTGGAGCGCTTTAAAGAAGCACATCCGCATATCCCGACTAAATCAGGTCTGATGGTGGGTCTTGGCGAAACCAATGCCGAAATTATTGAAGTGATGCGCGATCTGCGTCGCCATGGCGTAACCATGCTGACCCTGGGTCAGTATCTGCAGCCAAGCCGCCACCACTTGCCGGTACAGCGTTATGTTAGCCCGGATGAGTTTGATGAAATGAAAGCCGAAGCGATGGCGATGGGCTTTACCCATGCAGCCTGCGGCCCGTTTGTTCGCTCATCTTACCATGCAGATATGCAGGCGAAAGGCGAAGAAGTGAAGTAA
- the lipA_2 gene encoding lipoyl synthase — MSKPIVMERGVKYRDADKMALIPVKNVVTEREALLRKPEWMKIKLPADSSRIQGIKAAMRKNGLHSVCEEASCPNLAECFNHGTATFMILGLFAPVAARSAMWLMVVQSHLTPTNRLSWLRPLLTWRFATW, encoded by the coding sequence ATGAGTAAACCCATTGTGATGGAACGCGGTGTTAAGTACCGCGACGCCGATAAAATGGCCCTTATCCCGGTTAAAAACGTGGTTACGGAGCGCGAAGCGCTGTTAAGAAAACCGGAATGGATGAAAATCAAACTTCCGGCTGACTCGTCACGCATTCAGGGTATCAAAGCGGCGATGCGTAAGAACGGCCTTCACTCTGTCTGTGAAGAAGCCTCTTGCCCTAACCTTGCGGAATGTTTCAACCACGGTACCGCCACCTTTATGATTCTGGGGCTATTTGCACCCGTCGCTGCCCGTTCTGCGATGTGGCTCATGGTCGTCCAGTCGCACCTGACGCCAACGAACCGCTTAAGCTGGCTCAGACCATTGCTGACATGGCGCTTCGCTACGTGGTGA
- the leuO_3 gene encoding DNA-binding transcriptional regulator has protein sequence MDYNNLPAKRLIDPGGQDKPQVFRTLRNIDLNLLTIFEAVYVHKGIVNAAKILNLTPSAISQSIQKLRAIFPDPLFIRKGQGVTPTAYATHLHEYISQGLESILGALDLTGSYDKQRTITIGTSPSVGALVLPTIYQAVKREAPQLLLRNIQVNDTETQLAQFQTDLIIDSNSFGSRALAHSVLYADGLLLVCRKNHPALSQTATMENLRDYEYALFMNEGHNLNHLRQRINDLFPDRQVNFSSYNMFTIAALIGSSDLITIMPARLYNLLRHCWPLEQIPFAPLNAESIEISLHYNKLSLRDPVLENVINIVRQAF, from the coding sequence GTGGATTATAATAATTTACCAGCTAAACGACTGATTGATCCTGGTGGACAAGACAAGCCGCAAGTTTTTCGGACTTTACGCAATATTGACCTCAATTTATTAACGATCTTTGAGGCAGTATATGTCCATAAGGGTATCGTTAATGCTGCGAAAATTCTTAATCTCACCCCGTCGGCAATTAGTCAGTCCATTCAAAAATTGCGAGCCATTTTTCCTGATCCCCTTTTTATTCGTAAGGGCCAGGGAGTCACACCTACTGCGTATGCCACTCACCTGCATGAGTACATTAGCCAGGGGCTAGAGTCGATTCTCGGTGCGCTGGATCTGACCGGAAGTTATGACAAGCAACGGACCATTACCATTGGCACCTCCCCTTCGGTAGGCGCGCTGGTCTTACCCACGATTTATCAGGCAGTGAAACGTGAAGCGCCGCAGTTATTGCTGCGGAATATCCAGGTTAATGACACCGAGACTCAGCTTGCTCAGTTCCAGACAGACCTGATCATCGACAGTAACTCTTTCGGCTCGCGCGCCCTGGCGCACAGCGTCCTTTATGCCGATGGACTACTGCTGGTGTGCCGCAAAAATCATCCTGCTCTGAGCCAGACCGCAACAATGGAAAATTTGCGCGACTATGAATACGCTTTATTCATGAATGAGGGACACAATCTAAATCATCTTCGCCAGCGTATTAACGATCTCTTCCCCGATCGCCAGGTTAACTTTAGCAGTTACAATATGTTCACGATTGCCGCGCTGATTGGCAGCAGTGATTTGATCACAATTATGCCTGCGCGACTGTACAATCTGCTGCGTCACTGTTGGCCGCTTGAGCAAATACCTTTCGCTCCCCTGAATGCGGAATCCATCGAGATCTCACTGCATTACAACAAACTCAGCCTTCGCGATCCGGTGCTGGAAAATGTTATCAACATTGTCCGCCAGGCATTTTGA
- the lipB gene encoding lipoyltransferase, with amino-acid sequence MYQDKILVRHLGLQPYEPVSQAMHDFTDSRDDLTPDEIWLVEHPPVFTQGQAGKAEHVLVPGDIPVIQSDRGGQVTYHGPGQQVMYVLLNLKRRKLGVRELVTLLEQTVVDTLAEYDIDAHPRADAPGVYVGEMKICSLGLRIRKGCSFHGLALNINMDLSPFLRINPCGYAGMEMTQMHQWVENVTPGIIGPVLVTKLLALLNNPPHEYITA; translated from the coding sequence TTGTATCAGGATAAAATTCTTGTCCGCCACCTTGGGCTGCAACCCTATGAGCCAGTCTCTCAGGCCATGCATGATTTCACCGATTCTCGCGATGACCTCACGCCAGACGAAATCTGGCTGGTCGAGCATCCCCCCGTTTTCACGCAAGGCCAGGCTGGAAAAGCAGAGCACGTATTGGTTCCAGGTGACATTCCTGTTATCCAAAGTGACCGCGGCGGGCAAGTGACCTATCACGGGCCTGGTCAGCAGGTGATGTACGTTCTCCTGAATCTGAAGCGACGAAAGCTGGGTGTCCGCGAATTGGTCACATTGCTGGAACAAACCGTGGTCGATACATTGGCAGAGTATGATATTGACGCTCATCCACGTGCCGATGCGCCTGGGGTGTATGTCGGTGAGATGAAGATCTGCTCGCTGGGTTTGCGCATCCGAAAAGGGTGTTCGTTTCATGGGCTTGCGCTCAATATCAACATGGATCTTTCCCCCTTCCTGCGCATCAATCCCTGCGGTTACGCCGGAATGGAAATGACCCAAATGCACCAGTGGGTAGAAAACGTCACACCGGGTATTATTGGCCCAGTCCTGGTGACTAAGCTTTTAGCACTGCTAAACAATCCCCCGCACGAATATATTACAGCTTAA
- the ybeD gene encoding Proposed lipoate regulatory protein YbeD, which yields MKTKLNELLEFPTSFTYKVMGQALPELVDQVVEVVQRHAPGDYSPTVKPSSKGNYHSVSITITATHIEQVETLYEELGNIDIVRMVL from the coding sequence ATGAAAACCAAACTTAACGAACTGCTTGAATTCCCAACCTCATTTACTTACAAAGTAATGGGTCAGGCATTGCCGGAGCTGGTTGACCAGGTGGTTGAAGTGGTACAGCGCCATGCGCCAGGTGACTACTCTCCGACGGTAAAACCGAGCAGCAAAGGCAACTACCATTCCGTCTCAATCACCATCACTGCTACGCATATTGAGCAAGTTGAGACCCTGTACGAAGAGTTGGGTAATATCGATATCGTTCGTATGGTGCTGTAA
- the dacA gene encoding D-alanyl-D-alanine carboxypeptidase, translating into MKTTFSARFLQRMALTTALCAATLSVAHADDLNIKTMIPGVPQIDAESYILIDYNSGKVLAEMNADSRRDPASLTKMMTSYVIGQAMKAGKFKETDLVTVGNDAWATGNPVFKGSSLMFLKPGMQVPVSQLIRGINLQSGNDACVAMADFAAGSQDAFVGLMNSYVSALGLKNSHFQTVHGLDAEGQYSSARDMALIGQALIRDVPNEYTIYKEKEFTFNGIRQTNRNGLLWDNSLKVDGIKTGHTDKAGYNLVASATEGQMRLISAVMGGRTFKGRETESKKLLTWGFRFFETVNPLKAGKEFASEPVWFGDNDRASLGVDKDLYLTIPRGRMKDLKASYVLNTSELHAPLKKNQVVGTINFQLDGKTIDQRPLVVLDEIPEGNFFGKIIDYIKLMFHHWFG; encoded by the coding sequence ATGAAGACCACTTTCTCCGCTCGTTTTTTGCAGCGCATGGCGCTGACCACGGCCCTTTGCGCAGCAACGCTGTCAGTTGCTCACGCTGATGACCTGAATATCAAGACCATGATCCCTGGCGTTCCGCAAATCGACGCGGAATCTTACATCCTGATCGACTACAACTCTGGCAAAGTGCTGGCGGAAATGAACGCGGATTCGCGCCGTGACCCGGCTAGCCTCACCAAGATGATGACCAGCTATGTCATCGGTCAGGCCATGAAAGCGGGCAAGTTCAAAGAGACTGATCTGGTCACCGTGGGCAACGATGCATGGGCTACCGGTAACCCGGTGTTCAAAGGCTCTTCCCTGATGTTCCTGAAACCAGGCATGCAGGTTCCCGTATCGCAGCTGATCCGTGGTATCAACCTGCAATCGGGTAACGATGCCTGTGTTGCGATGGCCGATTTTGCGGCAGGCAGCCAGGATGCGTTCGTTGGCTTGATGAACAGCTACGTTTCCGCGCTGGGTCTGAAAAACAGCCACTTCCAGACCGTTCATGGACTGGACGCTGAAGGTCAGTACAGTTCTGCGCGTGACATGGCGCTGATTGGTCAGGCACTTATTCGTGACGTTCCCAACGAATACACCATCTATAAAGAAAAAGAATTTACCTTTAACGGCATCCGTCAGACCAACCGCAACGGCTTACTGTGGGATAACAGCCTGAAGGTTGATGGCATCAAAACGGGCCATACGGACAAAGCCGGCTATAACCTGGTTGCGTCTGCCACCGAAGGTCAGATGCGTTTGATCTCCGCCGTGATGGGTGGTCGAACCTTTAAAGGGCGCGAAACCGAAAGCAAAAAACTGCTGACCTGGGGCTTCCGTTTCTTCGAAACCGTAAACCCACTGAAAGCCGGTAAAGAGTTTGCTTCAGAGCCCGTGTGGTTTGGCGACAACGACCGTGCGTCACTGGGTGTTGATAAAGATCTGTACCTGACGATCCCTCGTGGCCGTATGAAAGACCTGAAAGCCAGCTACGTGCTCAACACCAGTGAACTGCATGCGCCACTGAAGAAAAACCAGGTTGTTGGCACTATCAACTTCCAGCTGGATGGAAAAACCATCGATCAGCGCCCTCTGGTTGTGCTTGACGAAATTCCTGAAGGCAATTTCTTCGGCAAAATCATTGATTACATTAAATTGATGTTCCACCACTGGTTTGGTTAA
- the rlpA gene encoding rare lipoprotein A — protein sequence MRKQWLGVCIAASLLAACSSDDGQQQATIAPPQPAVCNAPVVEISGADPVYEPLNATANQDYERDGKRYKIVQDPSRFSQAGFAAIYDAEPGSNQTASGEAFDPMQITAAHATLPIPSYVRVTNLANGRMIVVRINDRGPYGTDRVISLSRAAADRLNTSNNTKVRIDPIIVAQDGTLSGPGTVCTTVAKQTYALPSRPDLSGGMGGASSAPEPMQPQGDVRAISNDTLKSDDTTGAPVSSSGFLGAPTTLATGVLEGSEPTPAPVVATPAAQPAPVVAPVAAQNTATPAPAAASTAGGFVVQVGAVSDQARAQQYQQRLTQQFDVPGRVVQNGAVWRIQMGPFASKSQASALQQRLQSEAQLQSFIAVAN from the coding sequence ATGCGCAAGCAGTGGCTGGGTGTCTGCATCGCGGCAAGTTTACTTGCTGCCTGTTCAAGTGATGATGGTCAACAGCAGGCGACCATAGCGCCGCCGCAGCCTGCGGTTTGTAACGCTCCGGTGGTTGAAATCAGCGGTGCCGATCCGGTATACGAGCCGCTGAATGCGACCGCCAATCAGGATTACGAGCGCGACGGCAAGCGGTATAAAATCGTTCAGGATCCGTCCCGTTTCAGCCAGGCCGGTTTTGCGGCGATTTATGACGCAGAGCCAGGCAGTAACCAGACCGCATCGGGTGAAGCGTTTGATCCCATGCAAATCACCGCGGCGCATGCGACCTTACCTATCCCAAGCTACGTGCGCGTCACGAACCTTGCCAACGGTCGTATGATTGTGGTGCGTATTAATGACCGCGGACCGTACGGCACTGACCGCGTGATTTCGCTGTCGCGCGCGGCGGCTGACCGTCTTAATACCTCGAACAATACCAAAGTCCGTATCGATCCTATTATTGTCGCGCAGGACGGGACGCTCTCCGGCCCTGGCACGGTGTGTACCACCGTCGCGAAACAGACTTATGCCCTGCCCTCACGCCCGGATTTAAGCGGGGGTATGGGCGGCGCTTCTTCTGCTCCCGAGCCAATGCAGCCTCAGGGTGACGTACGCGCGATCAGCAACGATACGCTGAAAAGTGACGATACGACTGGCGCCCCTGTAAGCAGCAGCGGTTTCCTGGGTGCACCGACCACGCTCGCGACGGGTGTTCTGGAAGGCAGCGAACCTACGCCTGCACCGGTCGTTGCGACACCTGCCGCGCAGCCAGCTCCCGTCGTGGCGCCGGTCGCTGCACAGAATACGGCAACCCCTGCCCCAGCCGCAGCATCTACTGCAGGTGGATTTGTGGTTCAGGTCGGCGCGGTGAGCGATCAGGCACGTGCGCAGCAGTATCAACAACGTCTGACGCAACAGTTCGACGTTCCGGGTCGTGTCGTGCAGAACGGCGCCGTCTGGCGTATCCAGATGGGCCCATTCGCCAGCAAGTCACAGGCCAGCGCGTTACAGCAACGCCTGCAAAGCGAAGCGCAATTACAGTCGTTTATCGCTGTTGCAAACTAA
- the mrdB gene encoding cell wall shape-determining protein, translated as MTDNPNRKSLWDKIHIDPAMLLILLALLTYSALVIWSASGQDIGMMERKIGQIAMGLVIMVVMAQIPPRVYEGWAPYLYFVCIILLIAVDAFGAISKGAQRWLDLGIVRFQPSEIAKIAVPLMVARFINRDVCPPSLKNTAIALVLIFLPTLLVAAQPDLGTSILVALSGLFVLFLSGLSWRLIGIAVVLIAAFIPILWFFLMHDYQRQRVMMLLDPETDPLGAGYHIIQSKIAIGSGGLRGKGWLHGTQSQLEFLPERHTDFIFAVLAEELGLVGILILLGLYLLLIMRGLWIAAHAQTTFGRVMAGGLMLILFVYVFVNIGMVSGILPVVGVPLPLVSYGGSALIVLMAGFGIVMSIHTHRKMLSKSV; from the coding sequence CTGGCATTGCTGACGTACAGCGCCCTGGTTATCTGGAGTGCCAGCGGTCAGGATATCGGCATGATGGAACGCAAAATCGGCCAGATCGCGATGGGTCTGGTGATCATGGTGGTGATGGCACAAATTCCGCCGCGCGTTTACGAAGGCTGGGCCCCCTATCTATACTTTGTCTGTATCATTTTGCTGATCGCCGTCGATGCGTTCGGGGCGATATCAAAAGGGGCACAGCGCTGGCTGGATTTGGGGATTGTGCGTTTCCAGCCCTCTGAAATTGCCAAAATCGCCGTACCGCTGATGGTGGCCCGCTTTATCAACCGTGACGTCTGCCCGCCATCGCTAAAAAATACCGCTATCGCGCTGGTGCTGATTTTCCTGCCAACGCTCCTGGTAGCCGCGCAGCCAGACCTCGGGACGTCGATTCTCGTCGCATTATCTGGTCTGTTTGTCCTGTTCTTATCCGGGTTGAGCTGGCGATTGATCGGCATCGCGGTGGTGTTGATCGCCGCCTTTATACCGATACTGTGGTTCTTCCTGATGCACGATTATCAGCGACAGCGTGTCATGATGTTGCTCGATCCGGAAACCGATCCGCTCGGCGCGGGCTATCATATTATTCAGTCTAAGATTGCCATTGGTTCAGGTGGATTGCGGGGCAAAGGCTGGCTACACGGTACGCAGTCGCAGCTTGAATTCTTGCCGGAGCGTCACACGGACTTTATCTTCGCCGTTCTGGCAGAAGAGCTGGGTCTGGTAGGCATTTTGATTTTGCTGGGATTATACCTCCTGCTGATTATGCGTGGCCTGTGGATTGCCGCACATGCGCAAACCACATTTGGGCGCGTCATGGCCGGCGGGTTGATGTTGATTCTGTTCGTTTATGTCTTCGTAAATATTGGTATGGTGAGTGGAATTCTGCCCGTCGTTGGCGTGCCGCTCCCGCTGGTGAGCTACGGAGGCTCGGCACTGATCGTCTTGATGGCTGGGTTCGGGATAGTCATGTCTATCCATACCCACAGAAAAATGTTGTCCAAGAGCGTATAA